The window TctactaacatttttttatagcaTCGTCATTGACAGTTAATTAGCTTGAACTGAATTCATTAGAAAGATAACGCTACAAGTACCTGGAAGCCTTGAAACACTTGGCGCCGATAATCAGCCTCCTCTTTTTGTCCCATGCTGGCCCAGACATCTGAGTATACAACATCAGCTCCTTTCACTGCTTCCTTGGGATCATTGGTAATCTCAATCTTGCTAACTCCAGCTTGTCGGGCCTTTTCAACTGTATTCTTATCTGGCTCAAAACCTTTAGGACACGCACAAACAAAGTGGAGGGGTACAACTGATGCCAGCAACAACCATGAGTGCACCATGTTATTTCCATCTCCAACATACACGACCTAAATTTTCATCATCAGCCGTTCAGTTTATTggcacaaaatacaaatattataattgtatattttatatctCCTAGAACGAAACATAGAGGGAAAAGCCAAACCTTAGTTCCTTCTAACTTGCCAATGTGTTCAATCATAGTGAGTGCATCAGCCATTACTTGACATGGATGGTTGTAATCCGTCAGGCCATTTATTACCGGTACGGTGGAATATTTAGCTAAATCAAGAATATCCTGCAACAAAATAGTAGTATGATGACCAGTATAGAGACATCTGGACTACTAGATTACTAATAGAAGACAATGGATTAATGAAACAGAAGAAATTACGGCCCACTAATATATGTCAATGCTGACAATATGCCACTAGTTAAAACTATCCcttttccttcatttcttATGGTAGCTTGGAGTATTTGCAGATGATTAAAAGCTCTTGACTATGTCTTGAGTTGTCCCTAAATAAAAGCCCAccaatgagagaaaaaaaaagtccaaatAATAAGATTATTTCCTCCTCAGACATCTTTCCAATTGGAATAGGCCACCAACTAGATGACCAAAGAATCAGTATCTGGCCTGTCACGTAAGTTTTTCTACtagtaaaattatttacagACAAACCAATATGTGACTAGTTCTATACATACCTGAATAGATATGCATCATAGTAGTCTTGTGGCTAAATGCAGATTCTCATACACTAACAGGCCAAGATTCCCACCTTAATGTCCCACAATGCAGTCAATATCATAAAACAAGTGACTTCATCacaataaatacataaacttcATTAAATCATAGATGAATAATTCTACATAGCTATCTATCAGAAGAGAAATCTTAAGCATACTTAAATTCCTTCAATTATTGAGTCAActgaaatatgaaataataactaataaggGTCTGTCACAAGGAAGACTTAAGCAATTGTTGCCtgtgtttcattttcatttagaaATTCAATCAACAGGTTGTCTATAGAAAACAGAAGGtaatacaaaaaacaaacatcaTTAAGCCATACTTGGCTTGAAAAAACTTTTCACAAAACACCACTAATATGCCCTAAAGTCAACCGCCTTTATTTTTGCTTCATTAATATTGTGACAAAACAACAATTTCGAGAAGGCAAAGGTAGCTTTGATCAAGTACACACATAGCAGATATTATCCATGTTCATAACCCAACACGTTGTCAGTAGGAACTAAGAAGGTACTAAACTGACCACAATACCTGGTGACCAAATACACGAGCCATGATGACATCATTATAGCGAGACAAAACACGAGCAATATCCCTAGTTTCCTCTCTTTTACCCATTTGGATAGTGTCAGGCCCTAAATATATGGCATGGCCCCCTAGCAAGAAGAAACCAGTCTCAAATGAAACTCTGGTTCTCATGGATGGTTTTGCAAAGATCATCGCCATTGTCTTCCCTTTAAATGGGAGAAATGACCTATCACCAGATTTCAGTTGCGCCTTAACTTCAACTGCACGGTCTAAGATCTTCAAGAGGGTGGATTTATCAAAATCGCTGAGGTGAAGGAAATCCTTCTTCTCTGTTTTCACTGTGATAAACAATACAACAGAGCAAAAACGTCAGACAATTTACAGCACACATCCGTcgattaataaaaaattacatgcatttacaaaagataaaagaagaagaaaaattgtatcCCTTGAGGAAAACTTGTATCCAGAAACACTACAATAATCTGTTCTCAAGCAAGTAAGAGAGCCGATCTTGACAATCATTGGAGATAAATTGGCTGCAGAGAAGTTTGATTATGTAGTGTATGCTTAATCCAAACTCATAAACCACATAAGAACGGTGATGGAGCAATATAGATTGTATGATCGCACGCAGTCCATAAACCCTAACTTGTAAGTGAATTAAGCAAGAAACGGAAAGAACTAAgtggaaatgaaaattatagaaagaaaatggtaaaGAAGGAAGtggaataaaagaaagagatgcaCCTTTGGATTGGAGGGAAGGAGGTGAAGTAGCAGAGGCGTGGCAAGAGatagaaggaaaaggaagaggaaacCTAGAGGGAGAAGGGAGAGGAAAGGCGGAAAGGCGACCAAAAAACTTGAGGGGTGGCGGAAGAGAGTTGGTGGAGCAGAAGTGAGTAGAGAGGGA of the Cucumis sativus cultivar 9930 chromosome 3, Cucumber_9930_V3, whole genome shotgun sequence genome contains:
- the LOC101222023 gene encoding ornithine carbamoyltransferase, chloroplastic, with product MAALCSHSTIPSHKHSLSTHFCSTNSLPPPLKFFGRLSAFPLPSPSRFPLPFPSISCHASATSPPSLQSKVKTEKKDFLHLSDFDKSTLLKILDRAVEVKAQLKSGDRSFLPFKGKTMAMIFAKPSMRTRVSFETGFFLLGGHAIYLGPDTIQMGKREETRDIARVLSRYNDVIMARVFGHQDILDLAKYSTVPVINGLTDYNHPCQVMADALTMIEHIGKLEGTKVVYVGDGNNMVHSWLLLASVVPLHFVCACPKGFEPDKNTVEKARQAGVSKIEITNDPKEAVKGADVVYSDVWASMGQKEEADYRRQVFQGFQVNEELMNLAGSKAYFMHCLPAERGVEVTDGVIEAPNSIVFPQAENRMHAQNAIMLHVLGL